In a single window of the Argonema galeatum A003/A1 genome:
- a CDS encoding TrkH family potassium uptake protein — protein MTIPRTICLGFVAVIAVGAILLMLPFSTSSGTWNDPIVALFTSTSAVCVTGLGVVDTGTYFSFWGQFFLLALVQIGGLGYMTTTTFLILLIGRRFDLRHKMAIQQALDRPGMQDSAQMIRSIIATTMIFEITGIFLLMPVFVPDYGLNYGLWLSIFHSINSWNNAGFSLFSDNLTKYHSSILLNLVVTALIICGGIGYQVVFEMYLWLRDRILKKSSCQVFSLNFKVATSTTTILLLLGTIAFFFIELRNPETLGSLNLKDKLLAAWFQSVTPRTAGFNTIDIGKMTTAGLFLTIALMFIGASPGGTGGGIKTTTLRILTSCTKAILQGKEEVHLYQRQVAITLILKAVGVLVGSFATLLVSTILISLTDPKLDFIQILFEVVSAFATVGLSTGITASVSPAAKLILIGTMYIGRVGVLLLMATLLGDPRPSVVHYPEENLLVG, from the coding sequence ATGACCATACCTAGAACCATTTGCCTGGGATTCGTCGCCGTCATCGCCGTAGGCGCTATTCTATTGATGCTGCCGTTTTCGACTAGCAGCGGAACATGGAATGACCCGATTGTGGCGTTGTTCACATCAACCTCTGCTGTCTGCGTTACTGGTTTGGGGGTTGTAGATACTGGCACCTATTTTTCTTTTTGGGGTCAGTTTTTTCTTCTCGCCCTCGTCCAGATTGGGGGACTGGGCTATATGACAACGACGACTTTTCTCATCCTGCTGATAGGTCGCCGGTTTGATTTGAGACATAAAATGGCGATTCAACAAGCTTTGGATCGACCCGGTATGCAGGACAGCGCTCAAATGATCCGCTCTATAATTGCTACAACGATGATTTTTGAAATCACCGGAATTTTTCTGCTTATGCCTGTTTTTGTGCCTGACTATGGTTTAAATTATGGTTTGTGGCTATCAATTTTTCATAGCATTAATTCCTGGAACAATGCCGGATTTAGTTTATTTAGTGACAACCTTACAAAATATCACTCATCGATTTTATTGAATTTGGTAGTGACAGCATTAATTATTTGTGGTGGGATTGGATATCAAGTGGTGTTTGAGATGTACCTGTGGTTGCGCGATCGCATATTGAAAAAATCATCCTGCCAAGTATTTTCCCTGAACTTCAAGGTAGCTACCAGCACAACAACGATCCTGTTGTTACTGGGAACGATAGCATTCTTTTTTATAGAACTGAGAAATCCCGAAACCCTTGGTTCTCTTAACTTAAAAGATAAATTGCTGGCAGCTTGGTTTCAATCTGTAACTCCCAGAACGGCTGGTTTTAATACTATTGATATTGGCAAAATGACTACAGCAGGTTTATTTCTGACGATCGCACTCATGTTTATTGGAGCTAGTCCAGGTGGAACGGGTGGTGGCATAAAGACAACAACATTGCGAATTTTAACTAGCTGCACGAAGGCGATTTTGCAAGGTAAAGAGGAAGTTCACCTGTATCAGCGCCAAGTGGCAATAACTCTGATATTAAAAGCGGTTGGCGTCTTGGTTGGTTCCTTTGCGACCCTGCTGGTATCGACAATTTTAATTTCACTTACCGATCCAAAATTGGATTTTATTCAAATCCTTTTTGAAGTCGTTTCAGCCTTTGCCACAGTGGGTCTTTCTACAGGCATCACGGCTAGTGTTTCACCGGCAGCAAAGCTGATTTTAATTGGGACGATGTACATTGGCAGAGTAGGAGTTTTACTGCTGATGGCAACTCTATTGGGAGACCCCCGCCCCAGTGTGGTTCACTATCCAGAAGAAAACCTACTCGTGGGGTAG
- a CDS encoding methyltransferase domain-containing protein, giving the protein MTSTLYQQIQQFYDASSGLWEQIWGEHMHHGYYGPDGNQKKDRRQAQIDLIEELLTWAQVQHAQDILDVGCGIGGSSLYLAQKYNASATGITLSPVQASRATERAQVAGLSTRTEFQVADALNMPFADASFDFVWSLESGEHMPDKQKFLQECYRVLKPRGTFLMATWCHRPAMSPNKPLTLDEQKNLEEIYRVYCLPYVISLPEYEAIARHLCFQNIRTADWSKAVAPFWDIVIDSAFNPAAILGLLLSGWTTIQAALSLGLMSRGYQSGLIRFGLLCATK; this is encoded by the coding sequence ATGACTTCCACTCTTTATCAGCAAATTCAACAATTTTACGATGCTTCCTCCGGTCTGTGGGAACAGATTTGGGGAGAACATATGCACCACGGCTACTATGGGCCAGACGGTAACCAGAAGAAAGACCGGCGTCAGGCGCAAATTGACTTGATTGAGGAATTGCTTACTTGGGCCCAGGTGCAGCACGCCCAGGATATCCTGGATGTAGGTTGCGGGATTGGCGGCAGTTCTCTCTATCTGGCGCAAAAGTATAACGCCTCTGCCACAGGGATCACCCTTAGCCCCGTGCAGGCGTCTAGGGCGACAGAACGAGCCCAGGTAGCTGGACTGAGTACAAGGACTGAATTCCAGGTTGCAGACGCCCTGAATATGCCTTTTGCCGACGCCTCGTTTGACTTTGTTTGGTCGCTGGAAAGTGGCGAACATATGCCCGATAAACAGAAGTTTCTCCAGGAGTGTTATCGGGTGCTGAAGCCCCGTGGAACGTTCCTGATGGCAACTTGGTGTCATCGTCCGGCGATGAGTCCAAATAAACCGCTAACGCTGGATGAGCAAAAGAATTTGGAGGAGATTTATCGAGTCTATTGCTTACCTTACGTGATTTCTTTGCCGGAATATGAAGCGATCGCACGCCACCTCTGTTTCCAAAACATCCGCACGGCTGATTGGTCAAAAGCTGTAGCGCCATTTTGGGATATAGTGATTGATTCAGCCTTCAATCCCGCTGCCATTTTGGGTTTGCTCTTGAGCGGCTGGACGACAATTCAGGCGGCGCTTTCCCTGGGACTCATGAGTCGAGGCTACCAGAGTGGGCTAATTCGCTTTGGCTTGCTCTGCGCTACCAAATAA